A part of Pararoseomonas sp. SCSIO 73927 genomic DNA contains:
- a CDS encoding tyrosine-type recombinase/integrase, with translation MDALVTAFVASSRFTRLRPESQRSYRGIMDRLRTEHGTKTIANLQPRHIRMMLDKRADTPTAANALRNVLRQLMRYAVALDWRSDNPVDGVEKVRHRTDGHHAWTESEIHAFEGFHPAGSRARLALALLLYTGQRRGDVVKMGPGNLRTGERNGKPATVLDLIQGKTGKNLTLPVLPLLADALALAPPGTTFIQGATGRPMTPEGFSNWFVEAAREAGLPKGCSPHGLRKAAARRLAQAGCSTHQIAAWTGHASLGEVQRYSQSVEQESLAWAGAERLGLARTGEPMRE, from the coding sequence ATGGACGCCCTGGTAACGGCCTTCGTGGCCTCGTCACGCTTCACGCGCCTGCGGCCGGAGTCTCAGCGCAGCTATCGCGGCATCATGGATCGACTGCGGACGGAGCATGGTACGAAGACAATTGCTAACCTTCAGCCTCGTCACATCCGCATGATGCTGGACAAGCGCGCCGACACGCCCACCGCCGCCAACGCGCTGCGGAACGTCCTGCGCCAGCTAATGCGCTACGCCGTCGCGCTCGACTGGCGTAGCGACAATCCCGTGGACGGCGTGGAGAAGGTGAGGCATCGCACGGACGGGCACCACGCCTGGACGGAATCGGAGATCCACGCCTTCGAAGGGTTCCATCCCGCCGGAAGCCGCGCGCGCCTTGCCCTCGCCCTCCTCCTCTACACCGGCCAGCGGCGCGGGGACGTGGTGAAGATGGGGCCGGGGAACCTGCGGACCGGAGAGCGCAATGGGAAGCCCGCAACCGTGCTGGACTTGATCCAGGGCAAGACGGGAAAGAACTTGACCCTGCCCGTTCTGCCGCTTCTGGCGGATGCCCTGGCCCTCGCCCCGCCGGGCACGACGTTCATCCAGGGGGCTACCGGGCGCCCGATGACACCCGAGGGCTTCTCGAATTGGTTTGTGGAGGCTGCCCGCGAGGCTGGCCTGCCAAAGGGGTGCAGCCCGCATGGATTGCGAAAGGCGGCCGCGCGCCGTCTCGCCCAGGCGGGGTGTTCTACCCACCAAATTGCCGCCTGGACCGGGCACGCGAGCCTAGGAGAGGTCCAGCGGTATTCTCAAAGCGTGGAGCAGGAGAGTCTTGCCTGGGCCGGCGCTGAACGCCTTGGACTCGCCCGGACGGGAGAGCCCATGCGAGAGTAA
- a CDS encoding M48 family metalloprotease — MTGYARTAVLMAGMVALFAGVGFLLGGRQGMVVAFLFGVGTNLFAWWNSDSMVLRMHNAQPVGPAEEPRLHAMVAALAARAEVPVPALYVIHEDQPNAFATGRSPAHSAVAVTTGLLAMMPEEEVAGVVAHELAHIRNRDTLIMTVAASLAGAIGVLAQFGGMFGHRNRNGPLGGVGVLLAIIVAPLVAMVVQMAVSRSREYEADRMGAAIAGSPLGLARALQRLEAGRHAIPNGAAEANPGTAHLFIVNPLSGTGMDNLFSTHPSTENRVRALMELAGGPPPMGGFMSGPAGGPSGNFTGGFAGGFTGGLTGGFQGGPARGPTGGQAPGPWGGAPRRPRGPWG; from the coding sequence GTGACGGGTTACGCGCGCACCGCCGTGCTGATGGCGGGAATGGTCGCCCTTTTCGCCGGCGTCGGCTTCCTTCTGGGCGGGCGGCAGGGAATGGTGGTCGCCTTCCTCTTCGGGGTGGGCACGAACCTCTTCGCCTGGTGGAACTCGGATTCGATGGTGCTGCGGATGCACAACGCGCAGCCCGTCGGCCCCGCCGAGGAGCCGCGGCTGCACGCCATGGTCGCGGCCCTCGCCGCCCGGGCCGAGGTGCCCGTTCCCGCCCTCTACGTGATCCACGAGGACCAGCCCAACGCCTTCGCCACCGGCCGCTCCCCCGCGCATTCCGCCGTGGCCGTCACCACCGGCCTGCTGGCGATGATGCCGGAGGAGGAGGTGGCGGGAGTGGTTGCGCACGAGCTGGCGCATATCCGCAACCGGGACACGCTGATCATGACGGTGGCCGCCAGCCTGGCGGGCGCCATCGGCGTGCTGGCGCAGTTCGGCGGGATGTTCGGCCACCGGAACCGGAACGGGCCGCTGGGCGGGGTCGGCGTGCTGCTGGCAATCATCGTCGCGCCGCTCGTCGCCATGGTGGTGCAGATGGCCGTCAGCCGGTCCCGCGAGTACGAGGCGGACCGGATGGGCGCGGCCATCGCCGGATCCCCGCTCGGCCTGGCCCGGGCGCTGCAGCGGCTGGAGGCGGGGCGCCACGCCATCCCCAACGGCGCGGCGGAGGCGAATCCCGGCACGGCGCACCTCTTCATCGTCAACCCGCTCTCCGGCACGGGGATGGACAACCTCTTCTCCACCCATCCCAGCACGGAGAACCGGGTGCGCGCGCTGATGGAACTGGCGGGCGGGCCGCCGCCGATGGGCGGCTTCATGAGCGGCCCGGCCGGCGGTCCCTCCGGCAATTTCACGGGCGGTTTCGCGGGCGGTTTCACGGGCGGCCTCACGGGCGGCTTCCAGGGCGGCCCCGCCCGTGGTCCTACGGGCGGCCAGGCACCCGGTCCCTGGGGCGGCGCCCCACGCCGCCCGCGCGGCCCCTGGGGCTGA
- the folD gene encoding bifunctional methylenetetrahydrofolate dehydrogenase/methenyltetrahydrofolate cyclohydrolase FolD: MAAKILDGKAVGARIRAGLADRIGALPFRPGLRVVRVGDDPASVVYVRSKDRAAKEAGYDSETILLPEDVAEAELLRTIAGLNADPAVDGILVQLPLPRHIDAQKVLEAVDPAKDVDGFHPVNAGRLAAGLPGLVPCTPKGVMHLLAEAGVTLSGARAVVLGRSAIVGRPMAALLLAADATVTMLHSRSRDIAAECRRAEVLVAAVGRANMVQGDWIAPGAVVIDVGINRRTDGKLTGDVDFEAAIGHAGWITPVPGGVGPMTIACLLENTLEAALARRARVPLEPNGGVAEAHATPEQSYGHGPGLA, translated from the coding sequence GTGGCCGCGAAGATCCTGGACGGGAAGGCCGTCGGCGCCCGTATCCGCGCCGGACTGGCCGACCGGATCGGGGCCCTGCCCTTCCGCCCGGGCCTGCGCGTGGTGCGGGTGGGGGACGACCCCGCCAGCGTCGTCTACGTCCGCTCCAAGGACCGCGCGGCGAAGGAGGCGGGCTACGACAGCGAGACCATCCTCCTGCCGGAGGACGTGGCCGAGGCGGAGCTGCTGCGGACCATCGCCGGGCTGAACGCCGACCCGGCGGTGGACGGCATCCTCGTCCAGCTCCCGCTGCCCCGCCACATCGACGCCCAGAAGGTGCTGGAGGCGGTGGACCCCGCGAAGGACGTGGACGGCTTCCACCCCGTCAATGCCGGCCGGCTCGCCGCCGGCCTGCCCGGGCTCGTGCCCTGCACGCCGAAGGGCGTGATGCACCTGCTGGCGGAGGCCGGGGTGACGCTCTCCGGCGCCCGCGCCGTGGTGCTGGGGCGCAGCGCCATCGTCGGGCGGCCGATGGCGGCGCTCCTGCTGGCGGCCGACGCCACCGTCACGATGCTGCACTCCCGCTCCCGCGACATCGCGGCGGAGTGCCGCCGGGCGGAGGTGCTGGTGGCCGCGGTGGGCCGCGCGAACATGGTGCAGGGGGACTGGATCGCCCCCGGCGCCGTGGTGATCGACGTGGGCATCAACCGCCGCACCGACGGCAAGCTGACCGGCGACGTGGATTTCGAGGCCGCGATCGGGCACGCCGGCTGGATCACCCCCGTCCCCGGCGGTGTCGGTCCCATGACCATCGCCTGCCTGCTGGAGAACACGCTGGAGGCCGCGCTCGCCCGCCGCGCCCGCGTCCCGCTGGAGCCGAATGGCGGCGTGGCGGAGGCGCACGCGACGCCCGAGCAATCCTACGGCCACGGCCCCGGCCTGGCCTGA
- a CDS encoding RsmB/NOP family class I SAM-dependent RNA methyltransferase: MRQAAPSMPSNPTRSAAFSLVTAVLERRRGLDEALDSLPGRLQPRDRAAAHRIAAAVLRRLGSLDAVLEPYLRREPSPPAMQALRIGAADLLLLGTPAHAAVAEAVALAPRPFAGLVNAVLRKVATEGPAALEGLDAARLDTPAWLWSAWHAAYGPKVRAVAEAHTRPAPLDLSLAPGFAAPEGAEILPNGTARMAPGTRITEIPGFAEGGFWAQDAAASLPARLLAPSPEGRVADLCAAPGGKTAQLAAAGARVTAVEKDAHRAERLRENLSRLKMEAELVVADAIPWAAEHRGGFDSVLLDAPCTATGTIRRHPEVQHLRRPKDVPKLAATQAALIEAASGLLAPGGRLVVATCSLQPEEGEAHLARAAALGLTPEPIRPEEVPGLEEAVTAEGALRTRPDLWADRGGMDGFFIARFRRG; encoded by the coding sequence ATGCGCCAAGCCGCGCCCAGCATGCCGTCCAACCCCACCCGCTCCGCCGCCTTCTCCCTCGTCACCGCCGTGCTGGAGCGCCGCCGCGGCCTCGACGAGGCGCTGGATTCCCTGCCCGGCCGCCTCCAGCCGCGGGACCGCGCCGCCGCCCACCGCATCGCCGCCGCCGTGCTGCGCCGCCTGGGCAGCCTGGACGCGGTGCTGGAACCCTATCTCCGCCGGGAGCCCTCGCCCCCCGCCATGCAGGCGCTGCGCATCGGCGCGGCCGACCTGCTCCTCCTCGGCACCCCCGCCCACGCGGCGGTGGCGGAGGCGGTGGCCCTGGCGCCGCGCCCCTTCGCCGGGCTGGTGAACGCCGTGCTGCGCAAGGTGGCCACGGAAGGGCCGGCCGCGCTGGAAGGGCTGGACGCCGCGCGCCTGGACACCCCCGCCTGGCTCTGGTCTGCCTGGCACGCCGCTTACGGCCCGAAGGTGCGCGCGGTGGCGGAGGCGCACACCCGCCCCGCCCCGCTGGACCTCTCTCTCGCCCCCGGCTTCGCCGCGCCGGAAGGGGCGGAGATCCTGCCCAACGGCACGGCCCGCATGGCGCCGGGCACGCGCATCACGGAGATCCCCGGCTTCGCCGAGGGCGGCTTCTGGGCACAGGACGCCGCCGCCAGCCTGCCCGCCCGGCTGCTGGCCCCCTCCCCCGAGGGGCGCGTGGCCGATCTCTGCGCCGCGCCCGGCGGGAAGACCGCCCAGCTCGCCGCCGCCGGCGCGCGGGTGACGGCAGTGGAGAAGGACGCCCACCGCGCCGAGCGCCTGCGGGAGAACCTGTCGCGCCTCAAGATGGAGGCGGAGCTGGTGGTGGCGGACGCCATCCCCTGGGCCGCCGAGCACCGCGGCGGCTTCGACTCCGTGCTGCTGGACGCCCCCTGCACCGCCACCGGCACCATCCGCCGCCATCCCGAGGTGCAGCACCTCCGCCGCCCGAAGGACGTGCCGAAACTGGCCGCGACCCAGGCGGCGCTGATCGAGGCCGCCTCCGGCCTGCTCGCCCCCGGCGGGCGGCTGGTGGTCGCCACCTGCTCGCTCCAGCCGGAGGAAGGGGAGGCACACCTCGCCCGCGCCGCCGCCCTCGGGCTGACGCCCGAGCCGATCCGGCCGGAGGAGGTTCCGGGGCTGGAGGAGGCCGTGACGGCCGAGGGGGCGCTGCGGACCCGGCCGGACCTCTGGGCGGACCGGGGCGGCATGGACGGCTTCTTCATCGCCCGCTTCCGCCGGGGCTGA
- a CDS encoding GDSL-type esterase/lipase family protein, which translates to MMSRALALLALQGLLAVGAAAAPCGPLPAGAAAISPAPRGDERGQRLTERRMAGLAADPAETLLVGDSIFDGWRSAAADLGRPVTNFGVGGDRTENVLDRIDRAAFPPGAFRRAVLLIGTNNLARDEACAVLGGISAIVARLQQRLPGAEIVVVSILPRGPGLRARREKIEAVNRALAEGQAAMKIRFVNAFTPFDEACAGQEGCPLLPDRLHPGPEGYRLLGRSIAAALDGR; encoded by the coding sequence ATGATGTCTCGCGCGCTCGCCCTCCTCGCCTTGCAAGGGCTTCTGGCCGTGGGCGCGGCGGCCGCGCCCTGCGGGCCCTTGCCGGCCGGCGCCGCCGCGATCAGCCCCGCCCCGCGCGGCGATGAGCGCGGCCAGCGCCTCACAGAACGCCGGATGGCCGGGCTGGCGGCTGACCCTGCCGAGACCCTGCTGGTCGGCGATTCCATTTTTGACGGCTGGCGCTCGGCCGCCGCCGATCTCGGCCGGCCCGTGACGAATTTCGGGGTGGGCGGCGACCGGACGGAGAACGTGCTGGACCGGATCGACCGCGCGGCCTTCCCGCCGGGCGCCTTCCGGCGCGCGGTGCTACTCATCGGCACGAACAACCTGGCCCGCGACGAGGCCTGCGCGGTCCTCGGGGGCATCTCCGCCATCGTCGCGCGGCTGCAGCAGCGCCTGCCCGGCGCGGAGATCGTGGTCGTCTCCATCCTGCCGCGCGGCCCCGGGCTGCGGGCACGCCGGGAGAAGATCGAGGCGGTGAACCGCGCCCTGGCCGAGGGCCAGGCAGCGATGAAGATCCGCTTCGTGAACGCCTTCACCCCCTTCGACGAGGCCTGCGCCGGGCAGGAAGGGTGCCCGCTGCTGCCGGACCGGCTGCACCCCGGGCCGGAGGGCTACCGGCTGCTCGGGCGCAGCATCGCGGCGGCGCTGGACGGGCGGTGA
- a CDS encoding DMT family transporter — MKPADLLLAAAFVVIWGAAFNAARFVVLEWPPFWALAIRFLLTAPLLLAIALATRSRMPAPEDRGRVALLGLLGTGGYLALSWWATALIPSGLVALISAATPLVVALGEAAFLGKRPSGLAWIGLALGWAGVALLGGVRLAGQLQDGAGGHGASEALGVFLALLGAVVQAAGLLVFAPARGRVDLWSASTGQSLVSVALLLPLAALFGGPMPTSASTQAWLALAFSVTVVGVGGYALLFVMLRRFTPSTAAALQLLAPPVAAVIGWAVLNEVLGWADLGGGLLTLAGLSLLFRAQARARQAAEG; from the coding sequence ATGAAGCCCGCCGACCTCCTGCTGGCGGCCGCCTTCGTCGTCATCTGGGGCGCGGCCTTCAACGCGGCGCGCTTCGTGGTGCTGGAATGGCCGCCCTTCTGGGCGCTGGCCATCCGCTTCCTCCTCACCGCCCCGCTGCTGCTCGCCATCGCCCTCGCCACCCGCTCCCGCATGCCGGCGCCCGAGGACCGGGGGCGCGTGGCGCTGCTGGGATTGCTCGGCACGGGCGGCTACCTCGCCCTCTCCTGGTGGGCCACGGCGCTGATCCCGTCCGGGCTCGTCGCCCTCATCAGCGCCGCCACGCCCCTGGTGGTGGCGCTGGGGGAAGCCGCCTTCCTGGGCAAGCGCCCGTCAGGCCTCGCCTGGATCGGGCTAGCACTGGGCTGGGCCGGGGTGGCGCTGCTCGGCGGCGTGCGCCTGGCCGGGCAGTTGCAGGACGGTGCCGGCGGCCACGGCGCCTCGGAGGCGCTGGGGGTCTTCCTCGCGCTTCTCGGCGCCGTCGTGCAGGCGGCGGGGCTGCTCGTCTTCGCCCCGGCGCGCGGTCGCGTGGACCTCTGGTCCGCCAGCACGGGGCAGAGCCTTGTCAGCGTCGCCCTGCTCCTCCCCCTCGCCGCGCTCTTCGGCGGCCCGATGCCCACCTCCGCTAGCACCCAGGCCTGGCTGGCCCTCGCCTTCAGCGTCACGGTGGTCGGGGTGGGCGGCTACGCCCTGCTCTTCGTCATGCTCCGGCGCTTCACGCCCTCCACCGCCGCCGCGCTGCAGCTCCTCGCCCCGCCCGTGGCCGCCGTGATCGGCTGGGCGGTGCTGAACGAGGTGCTGGGCTGGGCGGATCTCGGCGGCGGTCTTCTCACCCTCGCCGGACTTTCCCTGCTCTTCCGGGCCCAGGCCCGGGCACGGCAGGCGGCGGAGGGCTGA
- a CDS encoding DUF2190 family protein, whose protein sequence is MRNFVQPGRTLTLPAPYDLASGAPAQVGAIFGVSNGAALAGQPADLDVEGVFTLDKVAANAFTVGDAVFFAAGTKLATSVASGNQRIGVATEPAAAGTASVIVRLNGTF, encoded by the coding sequence ATGCGCAATTTCGTTCAGCCGGGACGGACGCTGACCCTTCCTGCACCCTACGATCTGGCCTCCGGCGCTCCCGCCCAGGTGGGGGCAATCTTCGGCGTTTCCAATGGCGCAGCCCTGGCGGGCCAGCCTGCCGACCTCGACGTGGAAGGCGTGTTCACGCTCGACAAGGTGGCCGCAAACGCCTTCACCGTGGGCGATGCCGTGTTCTTCGCGGCTGGCACGAAGCTGGCGACTTCCGTTGCGTCGGGAAATCAGCGCATCGGCGTGGCGACCGAGCCGGCGGCTGCGGGGACTGCCTCCGTGATCGTCCGTCTCAACGGTACGTTCTGA
- a CDS encoding succinate dehydrogenase assembly factor 4, translating into MAETDTTKTPPTPPVAPPRPETPPMPAEIGGPKGPEPTRYGDWERKGRVSDF; encoded by the coding sequence ATGGCCGAGACCGACACCACCAAGACCCCGCCCACCCCTCCGGTTGCGCCGCCCAGGCCGGAAACGCCGCCCATGCCCGCCGAGATCGGCGGGCCGAAGGGGCCGGAGCCGACCCGCTACGGCGACTGGGAGCGCAAGGGCCGCGTGAGCGACTTCTAG
- a CDS encoding haloacid dehalogenase type II, with protein MALDGVRALVFDVFGTVVDWRSGVAREAAPFLARHAADTDPAAFADAWRRRYQPAMEAVRSGTRPFTRLDVLHRENLEAVLPDFGIDPARVPAAELDELNLAWHRLDPWPDAVAGLTRLRARYIVAPLSNGNIILMTDMAKRAGLPWDCILGAEVARAYKPAPEAYLRTAEVLAMRPEEVCLVAAHNGDLAAARRCGLRTAFVPRPLEHGPGQATDLAPAEEWDAVAPDFGALAGRLGL; from the coding sequence ATGGCCCTGGACGGCGTGCGCGCCCTGGTGTTCGACGTGTTCGGCACGGTGGTGGACTGGCGCAGCGGCGTGGCGCGGGAGGCGGCGCCCTTCCTGGCGCGCCATGCGGCCGACACTGATCCCGCCGCCTTCGCCGATGCCTGGCGCCGCCGCTACCAGCCCGCCATGGAGGCGGTGCGCAGCGGAACCCGCCCCTTCACCCGGCTGGACGTGCTGCACCGGGAGAACCTGGAGGCGGTGCTGCCGGATTTCGGCATCGACCCCGCCCGCGTGCCGGCGGCGGAGCTGGACGAGCTGAACCTCGCCTGGCACCGGCTCGATCCCTGGCCGGACGCCGTGGCGGGCCTGACGCGGCTGCGGGCGCGGTACATCGTCGCGCCGCTCTCCAACGGCAACATCATTCTCATGACGGACATGGCCAAGCGCGCCGGCCTGCCCTGGGATTGCATCCTCGGCGCGGAGGTGGCGCGGGCCTACAAGCCGGCGCCCGAGGCCTATCTCCGCACCGCGGAGGTGCTGGCCATGCGGCCGGAGGAGGTCTGCCTCGTCGCGGCCCATAACGGTGACCTGGCGGCGGCGCGGCGCTGCGGGCTGCGCACCGCCTTCGTGCCCCGCCCGCTGGAGCACGGGCCGGGGCAGGCGACCGACCTGGCCCCGGCGGAGGAATGGGACGCCGTGGCGCCGGACTTCGGCGCCCTGGCCGGGCGGCTCGGGCTCTAG
- a CDS encoding phage head-tail joining protein encodes MDDLAQLISWRAKLLDLRMGGVREVTDPGGDRVRFGSDAELARAIASVEGAIRNASRVTPHTITFRTSKGL; translated from the coding sequence ATGGACGACCTCGCCCAACTCATAAGCTGGCGCGCGAAGCTGCTGGACCTGCGGATGGGCGGGGTTCGCGAAGTCACGGACCCCGGCGGGGATCGGGTTAGATTCGGCAGCGATGCTGAACTAGCCCGTGCAATTGCCTCCGTGGAGGGGGCCATCCGGAACGCCTCCCGCGTCACTCCTCACACCATCACCTTCCGAACCTCGAAAGGACTCTGA
- a CDS encoding glycosyltransferase family 4 protein, translating to MRVLFVANVDFALWHFIVPLMRGARARGHEVLAACAEGPLLELARAEGFTVIPVPMARSFSPAANLRAFRALRRAIRDTRPDLVHGHFPISGLLARVAARMEGVPRTAYTVHGFLFNQPGRPWRRALSLLVEWLGGRLTDTFLTVSEEEAGDARRLRIHPAPVAVRNGRDPARFRPDPEARAALRAEMGEAPGAVVITALSRLVRHKGYPELLRAMEAVPGATLWVVGERLVSDHGAGLDPDFARAAAALGPRLRRLGYRHDTERVLAASDIFCLPSHFEGLPMSVIEAMLTGLPVVATDISGPREQVVEGETGLLVPPATVEPLAAALNRLAEDAALRARMGEAGRARALELYDERAVVERTLDLLGL from the coding sequence ATGCGGGTCCTCTTCGTCGCCAACGTCGATTTCGCCCTGTGGCACTTCATCGTGCCGCTGATGCGCGGCGCCCGCGCGCGCGGGCACGAGGTGCTGGCCGCCTGCGCCGAGGGGCCCCTGCTGGAGCTGGCGCGGGCTGAGGGCTTCACCGTGATCCCCGTGCCCATGGCGCGCAGCTTCTCCCCCGCCGCCAACCTGCGGGCCTTCCGCGCCCTGCGCCGGGCGATCCGGGACACGCGGCCGGATCTGGTCCATGGCCACTTCCCCATCTCCGGCCTGCTGGCGCGCGTGGCGGCGCGCATGGAGGGGGTGCCGCGCACCGCCTACACGGTCCACGGATTCCTCTTCAACCAGCCCGGCCGCCCCTGGCGCCGCGCCCTCTCCCTCCTCGTGGAATGGCTCGGCGGACGGCTGACCGACACCTTCCTGACCGTCAGCGAGGAGGAGGCGGGCGACGCGCGCCGGCTGCGCATCCACCCCGCCCCCGTCGCCGTCCGGAACGGCCGCGACCCCGCCCGCTTCCGACCCGATCCGGAGGCCCGCGCCGCCCTGCGCGCGGAGATGGGCGAGGCGCCGGGGGCGGTGGTCATCACCGCCCTCTCCCGCCTGGTGCGCCACAAGGGCTACCCGGAGCTGCTGCGGGCGATGGAGGCTGTCCCAGGTGCCACGCTCTGGGTGGTGGGGGAACGGCTGGTCAGCGATCACGGCGCCGGGCTGGACCCGGACTTCGCCCGCGCCGCCGCGGCGCTGGGCCCGCGCCTGCGCCGCCTCGGCTACCGCCACGACACGGAGCGGGTCCTCGCCGCCTCCGACATCTTCTGCCTGCCCAGCCATTTCGAGGGGCTGCCCATGTCGGTGATCGAGGCGATGCTGACGGGCCTGCCCGTCGTCGCCACCGACATCAGCGGCCCCCGCGAGCAGGTGGTGGAGGGGGAGACGGGCCTTCTCGTCCCGCCCGCCACGGTGGAGCCGCTGGCGGCCGCGCTGAACCGCCTGGCGGAGGATGCCGCCCTGCGCGCGCGGATGGGCGAGGCGGGGCGGGCCCGGGCCCTGGAACTCTACGACGAGCGCGCGGTGGTCGAGCGGACCCTCGACCTTCTGGGGCTCTGA
- a CDS encoding YggT family protein: MTALFWLIDQVIGLYVWVLIIAAVFSLLTAFNVLDTRNRLVWTIGDFLWRVTEPALRPIRRILPDLGGVDLSPLVLILLLQALRIFLNVTVFPALWRLAA, from the coding sequence ATGACGGCTCTGTTCTGGCTGATCGATCAGGTGATCGGCCTCTACGTGTGGGTTCTCATCATCGCGGCGGTGTTCAGCCTGCTCACCGCCTTCAACGTGCTGGACACGCGGAACCGCCTGGTCTGGACGATCGGGGACTTCCTCTGGCGCGTCACGGAGCCCGCGCTGCGCCCGATCCGGCGCATCCTTCCCGATCTCGGCGGGGTGGACCTCTCGCCGCTGGTGCTGATCCTGCTGCTCCAGGCGCTGCGGATCTTCCTCAACGTCACCGTCTTCCCCGCCCTCTGGCGCCTGGCGGCCTGA